GAGATGTCTGGCTTATATGCAGCCAGATCGGCTAGCAGAAACTATGATCAGCGATGAAAGAGAAGCAGGGCACCAGCTGGAGAAGTGAGGCGGTGAGTGCGCTCGCTGTACTCTTTCTCCTTCAATCGCTCTTCTCCAAGTGTTTTGGCTTGCTGGTCGTCTTGGGCCTGAATGGTTTCGTCGAGCAGCTTTTCGC
This genomic stretch from Fictibacillus marinisediminis harbors:
- a CDS encoding YhzD family protein; protein product: MNKYFLTVYDKSGEKLLDETIQAQDDQQAKTLGEERLKEKEYSERTHRLTSPAGALLLFHR